The proteins below come from a single Serratia ficaria genomic window:
- a CDS encoding TonB-dependent receptor family protein → MKSVNRSGIYLAVMSAMAPGAALAADSADVGTISVKGQSLGGGMMVQDDSAKARSTVTKEAMDKMPAAGNAIDKLKYTPGLNVNSNDASGLSGVDYTMRGMNSDQIGLSMDGIPINDSGNYAVYPNLLGDAENLEEVFVTQGSSEADGPHIGSSGGNIGLVTRRPSKDFGGFVKQTLGSNNLSKTFARLETGEYNGFSNWISYSHTEAKKWRGEGREYSDKFEMNSLYEDGNGNSSNLIMKYNRQNNMNYNTLSKAQFDNDGRYTDYATTPEYNGKGQLNKYYKLDRNPFETFTLSFSQKLQLRDDLSLTLQPYYYWGNGGSFNGQTASVLSSTSDKAGQYDLGNLQSNTYYRPSWTQTWRPGITTKLKWDINDQHSLDIGYWYERARQLQTQPFISIKGDGNPAQISGKPGGSDQVKDANGNTVQGRNQYTITPAQKVWLQDTWYATPDWTFVGGLAYQYVERKGDNRGSLYNAPEKRNAKYHEFLPNFSASYKLNQDNQLFYNLTRNMRTPPNYVLYNVGDSISTKPELSWNHELGWRFQQEDMLLSATLFYMRYSDRQISTTNASGDYEMMNIGNVENKGLELEWSGQLPHNFNYYAAYTYTQSKQKNDIVSNGGLPLPTSGKEVPNVPKNLLNMTLGYDDGLYYGSVSGKYVSAFYGDLTNDEKIGGRTVFDLAAGVHLPVDKKIVKSAALRFGVSNLFDKEYLTSVRTTTFNAAPYGDVKASTPYYNVGEERTFSVSLEATF, encoded by the coding sequence ATGAAATCTGTTAATCGATCTGGGATTTATCTGGCGGTGATGTCGGCGATGGCGCCGGGCGCCGCGCTGGCGGCGGACAGCGCCGACGTCGGCACCATCAGCGTCAAGGGGCAGTCGCTGGGCGGCGGCATGATGGTGCAGGACGACAGCGCCAAGGCGCGCTCCACCGTCACCAAAGAGGCGATGGATAAAATGCCGGCGGCGGGCAACGCCATCGACAAGCTGAAGTACACGCCGGGCCTTAACGTCAACAGCAACGACGCCAGCGGCCTGAGCGGCGTCGACTACACCATGCGCGGCATGAACTCGGATCAGATTGGCCTGTCGATGGACGGCATCCCGATCAACGACTCCGGCAACTACGCGGTGTACCCGAACCTGCTGGGCGACGCGGAAAACCTGGAAGAAGTGTTCGTCACTCAAGGATCCTCCGAAGCCGACGGCCCGCACATCGGCTCCAGCGGCGGCAACATCGGGCTGGTGACGCGTCGCCCGTCGAAAGACTTTGGCGGCTTCGTCAAGCAGACGCTGGGCAGCAACAACCTGAGCAAAACCTTCGCCCGTCTGGAGACCGGCGAGTACAACGGCTTCAGCAACTGGATCTCCTACTCGCACACCGAAGCGAAAAAGTGGCGCGGCGAGGGGCGCGAGTATTCCGACAAGTTCGAGATGAATTCGCTGTACGAAGACGGCAACGGCAACAGCAGCAACCTGATCATGAAGTACAACCGTCAGAACAACATGAACTACAACACCCTGAGCAAGGCGCAGTTCGACAACGACGGCCGCTATACCGACTACGCCACCACGCCGGAATACAACGGCAAGGGCCAGTTGAACAAGTACTATAAACTCGATCGCAACCCGTTCGAAACCTTCACCTTGTCGTTCAGCCAGAAGCTGCAGCTGCGCGACGACCTGTCGCTGACCCTGCAGCCCTACTACTACTGGGGCAACGGCGGCAGCTTCAACGGGCAGACCGCTTCGGTGCTGTCCAGCACCTCGGATAAGGCCGGGCAGTACGATCTCGGCAACCTGCAGTCCAATACCTATTACCGCCCGTCGTGGACCCAAACCTGGCGGCCGGGCATCACCACCAAGCTGAAGTGGGACATCAACGACCAGCACAGCCTGGATATCGGCTACTGGTACGAGCGCGCGCGTCAGCTGCAGACTCAGCCGTTCATCAGCATCAAGGGCGACGGCAACCCGGCGCAGATCTCCGGCAAGCCGGGCGGTTCCGATCAGGTGAAGGACGCCAACGGCAACACCGTGCAGGGGCGCAATCAGTACACCATCACCCCGGCGCAGAAGGTGTGGCTGCAGGATACCTGGTACGCCACGCCGGATTGGACCTTCGTCGGCGGCCTGGCCTATCAGTACGTCGAGCGCAAGGGGGATAACCGCGGCAGCCTGTACAACGCGCCGGAAAAGCGCAACGCCAAATATCACGAGTTCCTGCCGAACTTCAGCGCCAGCTACAAGCTGAACCAGGACAACCAGCTGTTCTATAACCTGACGCGCAACATGCGCACCCCGCCGAACTACGTGCTGTACAACGTCGGCGACTCGATCAGCACCAAGCCGGAGCTGAGCTGGAACCACGAGCTGGGCTGGCGTTTCCAGCAGGAGGACATGCTGCTGAGCGCCACGCTGTTCTATATGCGCTACAGCGACCGCCAAATTTCCACCACCAACGCGTCCGGCGACTACGAGATGATGAACATCGGCAACGTGGAGAACAAGGGGCTGGAGCTGGAGTGGAGCGGCCAACTGCCGCACAACTTCAACTACTACGCCGCTTACACCTACACCCAGTCGAAGCAAAAGAACGACATCGTCAGCAACGGCGGCCTGCCGCTGCCGACCTCCGGCAAGGAAGTGCCGAACGTACCGAAAAACCTGCTGAACATGACGCTGGGTTATGACGACGGCCTGTATTACGGCAGCGTCAGCGGCAAATACGTCAGCGCGTTCTACGGCGATCTGACCAACGACGAGAAGATCGGCGGCCGCACGGTGTTCGATCTGGCGGCGGGGGTGCATCTGCCGGTAGACAAAAAGATCGTCAAAAGCGCGGCGCTGCGTTTCGGCGTCAGCAACCTGTTTGACAAGGAATACCTGACCTCGGTGCGCACCACCACCTTCAACGCCGCGCCTTACGGCGACGTGAAGGCCAGCACGCCGTATTACAACGTCGGGGAAGAACGAACCTTCAGCGTCTCGCTGGAAGCCACCTTTTAA
- a CDS encoding MotA/TolQ/ExbB proton channel family protein — translation MDANLLHDIIFYVMYAALAIALVIIIERTLYFAYTQRQARRLERALTPEVRRAAELPDDLTQRNSLPLAVIMPVLEQKHRAGDREAIGDLIDAQYLLSKPLMARGLWLLETVVTAAPLLGLLGTVMGIIETFKALAASGVSEPSLVSAGMGTALYATGLGIAIALLCLVGNNFLQSRMERINELLKVLLIRAGAPASRPENDGREQWVDSGAPRYA, via the coding sequence ATGGACGCCAATCTGTTGCACGACATTATTTTCTACGTGATGTACGCCGCGCTGGCGATTGCGCTGGTGATCATTATCGAACGCACGCTGTATTTCGCCTACACCCAGCGCCAGGCACGCCGCCTGGAGCGGGCGCTGACGCCGGAGGTGCGCCGCGCCGCCGAGCTGCCGGACGATCTGACCCAGCGCAACAGCCTGCCGCTGGCGGTGATCATGCCGGTGCTGGAGCAGAAACACCGCGCCGGCGACCGCGAAGCGATCGGCGATCTGATCGACGCCCAGTATCTGCTGAGCAAACCGCTGATGGCGCGCGGCCTGTGGCTGCTGGAAACCGTGGTCACCGCCGCGCCGCTGCTGGGGCTGCTGGGTACGGTGATGGGGATTATCGAGACCTTCAAGGCGCTGGCCGCTTCCGGCGTTTCCGAGCCGAGCCTGGTGTCGGCCGGCATGGGCACCGCGCTGTACGCCACCGGGCTGGGCATCGCCATCGCGCTGCTGTGCCTGGTGGGCAACAATTTCCTGCAGAGCCGCATGGAACGCATCAACGAACTGCTGAAGGTTTTGCTGATCCGCGCCGGCGCGCCGGCCAGCCGCCCGGAAAACGACGGCCGCGAGCAATGGGTTGACAGCGGAGCGCCGCGCTATGCCTAA